A part of Desulfotomaculum nigrificans DSM 574 genomic DNA contains:
- a CDS encoding dihydroorotate dehydrogenase electron transfer subunit has protein sequence MSKVMDAKVLAVYPVAPETYYMELAAPDIARLAVPGQFVHVRCSDAQEPLLRRPLSIHMVSRPQGVLALLFRVVGKGTALLAQRQPGDSVNLMGPLGRGFTLPLPGSKVAVAAGGIGAAPLVFLVQELANLKCQVTVYVGARDKKNLLCDGQFAQLDAEVVIATDDGSLGFKGTVPELMRRHLDWRRTAMCYVCGPRAMMQEVSAMLAEADVPGEVSLEEKMGCGVGACLSCAVQIQHHGEISTKRVCADGPVFPSWQVVWE, from the coding sequence ATGTCCAAGGTTATGGATGCCAAGGTGCTGGCGGTTTACCCGGTGGCGCCGGAAACTTATTATATGGAGCTGGCTGCTCCGGATATTGCCCGGCTGGCGGTGCCGGGCCAATTTGTGCATGTACGCTGCAGTGATGCCCAGGAGCCGTTGTTAAGAAGGCCGTTATCCATTCACATGGTCAGTCGGCCCCAGGGGGTACTGGCCCTGCTGTTCCGGGTGGTGGGTAAAGGCACGGCGTTACTGGCCCAACGCCAACCGGGTGACAGCGTCAACTTGATGGGGCCACTGGGCCGTGGCTTCACCTTGCCGCTGCCGGGTTCCAAGGTGGCGGTGGCGGCTGGTGGTATAGGGGCGGCACCGCTGGTTTTCCTGGTGCAGGAACTGGCTAATTTAAAGTGTCAGGTTACGGTTTACGTGGGCGCCAGAGATAAAAAGAACCTACTGTGTGATGGCCAGTTTGCCCAGTTGGACGCCGAAGTGGTGATAGCTACCGATGACGGTTCCCTGGGCTTTAAGGGCACGGTGCCGGAACTAATGCGCCGGCATTTGGACTGGCGACGGACGGCCATGTGCTATGTCTGTGGCCCCCGGGCCATGATGCAGGAGGTTTCCGCCATGCTGGCCGAGGCTGACGTGCCCGGTGAAGTTTCCCTGGAGGAAAAGATGGGCTGCGGGGTTGGGGCCTGTTTATCCTGTGCGGTTCAGATCCAACACCATGGTGAAATATCAACCAAACGAGTATGCGCCGATGGACCGGTGTTCCCCTCCTGGCAGGTGGTATGGGAGTGA
- the carB gene encoding carbamoyl-phosphate synthase large subunit, whose protein sequence is MPKKQGIKKVLVIGSGPIVIGQAAEFDYAGTQACRSLREEGLEVVLVNSNPATIMTDANMADKVYIEPLTPEFVTRVIRQEKPDGLLPTLGGQVGLNIALQLAERGILDEEGVTLLGTPLDAIRKAEDREMFKLMMEQIGEPVPESTIVCTVREAVEFADSIGYPVIVRPAYTLGGTGGGIAKNREQLEAVAIKGLKHSLIGQILVERSVAGWKEIEYEVMRDSADNCITVCNMENIDPVGVHTGDSIVVAPSQTLSDREYQMLRSASLKIIRALGIEGGCNVQFALDPHSFKYYVIEVNPRVSRSSALASKATGYPIAKVAAKIAIGLTLDEICNSVTGKTYACFEPTLDYVVVKFPRWPFDKFSQADRSLGTQMKATGEVMAIERTFEAALMKAIRSLEVGLYGLQLPALAALSQAELVQKVAKADDQRLFAVAEFLRRGGPVDQAAALSGIDVFFLDKLKELVDFETKLQQAAATGGLNRELLLQAKQYGLTDKYLGQLVGLTEQQVRETRQSLGINPVYKMVDTCAAEFEAVTPYYYSCYENEDEATTTNRSKVVVLGSGPIRIGQGIEFDYCSVHAVWALREEGLEAITINNNPETVSTDFDTADRLYFEPLVVEDVLNVLAKEKPQGVIVQFGGQTAINLAKPLAQAGIKIIGTSVDAIDMAEDRERFDRLLTELGIPKPPGGTAFSVEQAAVIAEKIGFPVLVRPSYVLGGRAMEIVYSQAELLAYMERAVQVTPEHPVLVDRYLAGREFEVDAVCDGETVLIPGIMEHIERAGVHSGDSIAVYPAQTLTQAQTDQMVDYTQRLAQALGIKGLVNIQYVLHEGQVYVIEVNPRSSRTVPYLSKVTGIPMVNLATKCALGKSLAQLGYQGGLYPATGLVAIKAPVFSFGKLLDVDVSLGPEMKSTGEVLGVNGDFAVALYKAMLAAGTEFPKQGTVLATIADRDKEESLPVIQGLVELGYQVCATRGTAKFLASHGLPVETVNKVGEGGQTIIDLIKANRINLVINTISRGKEPQRDGFKIRRAAVEHGIPCLTSMDTAWAMLEVLNSIHEGEVPDLLPLQNYLTRG, encoded by the coding sequence ATGCCTAAAAAGCAGGGGATCAAAAAAGTCTTGGTAATCGGTTCCGGCCCTATTGTCATCGGTCAAGCGGCGGAGTTTGATTACGCCGGTACCCAGGCCTGCCGCTCTCTGCGGGAGGAGGGTCTGGAGGTGGTGCTGGTCAACTCCAACCCGGCCACCATTATGACCGATGCCAACATGGCCGACAAAGTATATATTGAGCCCTTAACGCCTGAGTTTGTCACCAGGGTAATCCGGCAGGAGAAACCCGATGGCTTGCTGCCCACTCTGGGGGGCCAAGTGGGTTTAAATATCGCCCTGCAACTGGCCGAGCGGGGGATACTGGATGAGGAGGGAGTTACCCTGTTGGGGACTCCCCTGGACGCCATCCGTAAGGCCGAAGACCGGGAGATGTTTAAACTGATGATGGAACAGATAGGTGAACCGGTACCGGAAAGCACCATTGTTTGTACGGTGCGGGAAGCAGTGGAGTTTGCTGACTCCATTGGTTACCCGGTAATTGTGCGGCCGGCCTATACCCTGGGCGGTACCGGCGGAGGTATTGCCAAGAACCGGGAACAGCTGGAAGCTGTAGCCATTAAGGGACTAAAACATAGTCTGATCGGGCAAATCCTGGTGGAGCGCAGTGTGGCCGGCTGGAAGGAAATTGAGTATGAAGTGATGCGAGACAGTGCCGATAACTGTATCACTGTTTGTAATATGGAAAATATCGATCCGGTGGGGGTACACACCGGTGACAGCATAGTGGTGGCCCCTTCCCAGACCCTGAGCGACCGCGAGTACCAGATGCTGCGCAGTGCTTCCCTAAAGATTATTCGAGCTCTGGGAATTGAAGGGGGCTGTAACGTGCAATTTGCCCTGGACCCACATAGTTTTAAGTATTATGTCATCGAAGTAAATCCCCGGGTTTCCCGTTCCTCGGCCCTGGCCTCCAAAGCCACCGGTTATCCCATAGCCAAAGTGGCGGCTAAAATTGCCATTGGCCTCACGCTGGATGAAATTTGCAATTCTGTTACCGGCAAAACCTACGCCTGCTTTGAACCAACCCTGGATTATGTGGTGGTTAAATTTCCTCGCTGGCCCTTTGACAAGTTTAGTCAGGCGGACCGGTCCCTGGGCACCCAAATGAAGGCCACCGGAGAGGTTATGGCCATTGAGCGAACCTTCGAGGCGGCCCTGATGAAAGCTATTCGTTCCCTGGAAGTGGGCCTCTACGGTTTACAACTGCCGGCTTTGGCCGCGCTATCTCAGGCAGAGTTGGTCCAGAAGGTGGCTAAGGCTGATGATCAGCGGTTATTTGCGGTGGCTGAGTTTTTACGGCGGGGTGGCCCAGTGGACCAGGCTGCAGCGTTAAGCGGGATAGATGTGTTCTTCCTAGACAAGCTTAAGGAACTGGTGGATTTTGAAACTAAACTACAACAAGCAGCGGCCACCGGGGGTTTAAATCGGGAGTTGCTGTTACAGGCCAAACAGTACGGATTGACCGATAAATACCTGGGTCAGTTAGTGGGCTTAACGGAACAACAGGTGCGGGAAACCAGGCAATCCTTGGGCATTAACCCTGTGTACAAGATGGTGGATACCTGTGCGGCGGAATTTGAAGCTGTAACACCTTACTACTATTCCTGCTACGAAAATGAAGATGAAGCGACCACCACTAACAGGTCCAAGGTAGTGGTACTGGGTTCCGGTCCTATCCGGATTGGCCAGGGCATTGAATTTGATTACTGTTCAGTGCACGCTGTATGGGCCCTGCGGGAGGAAGGTCTGGAGGCCATCACTATTAATAATAACCCCGAGACCGTAAGCACGGATTTTGATACCGCCGACCGGCTTTATTTTGAACCTCTGGTGGTAGAGGATGTACTAAATGTTTTGGCCAAGGAAAAACCCCAGGGTGTAATTGTCCAGTTTGGCGGTCAGACAGCCATTAACCTGGCTAAACCCTTGGCCCAAGCAGGTATCAAAATTATTGGTACATCGGTGGATGCCATTGATATGGCCGAGGATAGGGAACGGTTTGACCGGCTGTTGACAGAGTTGGGGATTCCCAAACCGCCGGGTGGTACAGCTTTCTCAGTAGAACAAGCGGCCGTTATTGCCGAAAAGATTGGCTTTCCGGTGCTGGTGCGTCCATCCTACGTACTGGGCGGTCGGGCCATGGAGATTGTTTACTCCCAGGCCGAACTGCTGGCCTATATGGAGCGGGCGGTACAGGTGACCCCGGAACACCCGGTGCTGGTGGATCGCTATCTGGCGGGCCGGGAATTTGAGGTGGACGCCGTTTGTGACGGTGAGACAGTGCTGATACCGGGCATCATGGAGCACATCGAACGGGCCGGAGTTCACTCCGGGGACAGTATCGCTGTCTACCCGGCCCAAACCCTAACCCAGGCCCAAACCGACCAGATGGTGGATTATACCCAACGCTTGGCCCAAGCCCTGGGGATTAAGGGACTGGTAAATATTCAATATGTACTGCACGAGGGTCAGGTGTATGTGATCGAGGTTAATCCCCGTTCCAGTCGGACGGTACCATATTTAAGCAAGGTTACTGGGATTCCCATGGTTAACCTGGCCACCAAGTGCGCTTTAGGAAAGAGTTTGGCCCAACTGGGTTACCAGGGGGGCCTTTACCCCGCAACCGGTCTGGTGGCGATTAAGGCTCCGGTATTCTCATTTGGTAAACTGCTGGATGTGGACGTATCCCTGGGACCGGAAATGAAGTCCACCGGGGAGGTACTAGGGGTTAACGGCGATTTTGCGGTGGCCCTGTACAAGGCTATGCTGGCCGCCGGTACTGAGTTTCCCAAACAAGGCACGGTGTTGGCCACCATCGCCGACCGGGACAAGGAAGAGTCCCTGCCGGTTATTCAGGGACTGGTGGAGTTGGGCTACCAAGTCTGTGCCACCAGGGGTACCGCAAAGTTTTTGGCCAGTCATGGTTTGCCGGTTGAGACAGTAAATAAGGTTGGTGAAGGCGGCCAAACTATCATTGACTTAATCAAGGCCAACCGCATTAACCTGGTGATAAATACCATCAGCCGGGGCAAAGAACCCCAGCGGGACGGTTTTAAAATCCGGCGGGCGGCGGTGGAGCACGGCATCCCCTGCCTAACTTCCATGGACACTGCCTGGGCCATGCTAGAGGTGCTTAATAGCATTCATGAGGGGGAAGTACCCGACTTGTTACCGTTACAGAACTACTTGACCAGGGGCTAG
- the carA gene encoding glutamine-hydrolyzing carbamoyl-phosphate synthase small subunit has translation MQAVLVLEDGSVFYGKAFGATGEQWGEVVFNTGMTGYQEVLTDPSYCGQIVVMTYPLIGNYGINKDDFEAKKSFVRGFVVKEECHRPSNWRVSNKIDEFLAREGVIGISGIDTRALTRRIRNHGTMRGIISSAATDIQTLIDKARSCPQITGQELVPTVATKEIYTVPGNGPRVVLMDFGAKANIVRCLNQRGCEVVVVPPTTTPEEIMTLGPQGVMLSNGPGDPTDVPYAIKTVSNLIGQLPIFGICLGHQIIGLAVGGKTYKLKFGHRGANHPVKDLATGRVFITSQNHGFAVDRQSLPPDVEVSHINLNDNTVEGLRHKSLPVFSVQYHPEAAPGPMDSEYLFDQFLANLS, from the coding sequence ATGCAAGCTGTATTGGTATTGGAAGATGGTAGCGTTTTTTATGGCAAGGCCTTTGGTGCCACCGGCGAACAGTGGGGAGAAGTGGTTTTTAACACCGGCATGACCGGCTATCAAGAGGTGTTAACAGACCCGTCTTACTGCGGACAAATTGTGGTGATGACCTACCCCTTAATCGGTAACTACGGTATTAATAAGGATGACTTTGAGGCTAAAAAGTCCTTTGTGCGGGGTTTTGTGGTCAAAGAGGAATGCCATCGCCCCAGTAACTGGCGGGTTAGTAACAAAATCGATGAGTTTTTAGCCCGGGAGGGTGTCATCGGCATTTCCGGTATTGACACCCGGGCCCTCACCAGGCGTATTCGTAACCATGGCACCATGCGTGGTATCATTAGCTCTGCAGCAACAGATATCCAGACTCTGATTGACAAGGCCAGAAGTTGCCCGCAAATTACCGGACAGGAACTGGTACCAACTGTGGCTACCAAAGAAATTTATACCGTGCCGGGTAACGGGCCACGGGTGGTGTTGATGGACTTTGGGGCCAAGGCTAATATTGTTAGGTGCCTGAACCAGCGGGGTTGTGAAGTGGTGGTGGTACCGCCCACCACTACACCGGAAGAAATTATGACCCTGGGACCACAGGGCGTTATGTTATCAAACGGCCCCGGCGACCCAACTGATGTGCCCTATGCCATTAAAACAGTAAGCAACCTGATTGGTCAGCTACCTATCTTTGGCATTTGTTTAGGCCACCAAATTATCGGCTTAGCCGTGGGTGGTAAGACCTACAAGCTGAAGTTCGGCCACCGGGGTGCCAACCACCCGGTAAAGGATTTAGCCACCGGTCGGGTTTTCATTACCTCCCAAAACCATGGCTTTGCGGTAGATAGACAATCACTACCCCCGGATGTGGAGGTATCTCATATCAACCTGAATGACAACACGGTGGAGGGTCTGCGGCACAAATCCTTGCCTGTTTTCTCGGTCCAGTACCACCCGGAGGCAGCCCCCGGACCCATGGATTCCGAGTACCTGTTTGACCAATTCTTGGCTAACTTATCTTAA
- a CDS encoding dihydroorotase — protein MQYLIKGGIVVDPVAATMQQLDLLVDQGLVVALGTDLVAPEAVVIDAVDRYVCPGFFDLHVHLREPGYEYKEDIASGTRAAAMGGFTAVACMPNTNPVADNAAVISYILEKARQAATRVYPIGAMTKGSQGQELTEMADLKAAGAVALSDDGKPVMDAGLMRRIMQYAGMLGLPVISHCEDINLAAGGQMHEGAVATMLGLKGIPAAAEEVMVARDILLAEHTGCRLHLAHISTAGSVRLVRQAKERGVKVTAEATPHHFTLTEDAVQGFNTNAKVNPPLRRKIDVEAIKEGLADGTIDVIATDHAPHAYHEKDVEFQYAPTGLIGLETAVGLVFTELVQTGILTVPQAVAKLSYHPRRVLGLDGGVLEPGAVADITIIDPNLTEIVDPGKMQSKSKNTPFTGWRLTGLPVITMVAGKIIMQERQLRIENVLDNNAI, from the coding sequence ATGCAATACCTCATTAAGGGTGGTATTGTGGTAGACCCGGTGGCGGCAACTATGCAGCAGTTGGACCTTCTGGTGGATCAGGGGCTGGTGGTGGCACTGGGTACCGATCTGGTGGCCCCTGAAGCGGTGGTCATTGATGCCGTTGACAGATATGTTTGTCCAGGTTTTTTCGACCTGCATGTACACTTGCGGGAGCCGGGCTATGAATATAAAGAAGATATCGCCAGCGGTACCAGGGCTGCAGCCATGGGTGGGTTCACCGCGGTGGCCTGTATGCCAAATACCAACCCGGTGGCAGATAACGCGGCGGTAATCAGTTATATCTTAGAAAAGGCGCGACAGGCGGCCACCAGGGTCTACCCCATCGGGGCTATGACTAAAGGCTCCCAGGGACAGGAGTTAACCGAGATGGCCGACTTGAAGGCCGCCGGAGCGGTGGCTTTATCCGATGATGGGAAACCGGTGATGGATGCTGGACTGATGCGGCGGATTATGCAGTATGCCGGTATGCTGGGCCTGCCTGTAATTTCCCACTGTGAGGATATAAACCTGGCCGCCGGTGGCCAAATGCATGAGGGGGCGGTGGCTACCATGCTGGGGCTGAAAGGTATTCCTGCTGCTGCGGAAGAGGTGATGGTGGCTAGGGATATTTTACTGGCAGAGCATACCGGCTGTCGGTTGCACCTGGCCCATATCAGCACTGCCGGTTCGGTACGGCTGGTGCGACAGGCCAAGGAGCGGGGGGTTAAGGTAACAGCGGAAGCTACGCCCCACCACTTTACCTTAACAGAGGATGCAGTACAGGGATTTAATACCAACGCCAAGGTAAACCCACCCCTGCGCCGGAAGATTGATGTGGAGGCCATTAAAGAGGGCCTGGCAGATGGCACCATTGATGTGATTGCCACCGACCATGCTCCCCATGCCTATCACGAAAAGGATGTGGAGTTTCAGTATGCGCCCACCGGCCTGATAGGATTGGAAACCGCGGTGGGGCTGGTATTCACCGAGTTGGTACAGACAGGTATATTAACCGTGCCCCAGGCTGTGGCCAAACTAAGTTACCACCCCCGCCGGGTGCTGGGGTTGGACGGGGGCGTGCTGGAACCCGGGGCGGTGGCTGATATTACCATCATTGACCCTAACTTAACCGAAATAGTGGACCCCGGTAAAATGCAGAGCAAAAGTAAAAATACCCCCTTTACCGGTTGGCGGTTGACCGGTCTACCGGTAATCACAATGGTAGCTGGTAAAATAATTATGCAGGAAAGACAGCTCCGGATAGAGAATGTACTAGATAATAATGCAATATAG
- a CDS encoding aspartate carbamoyltransferase catalytic subunit, whose protein sequence is MGWSRKDLLGLRQLSAEEIKLVLDTAVPMKEIIGRKIKKTPTLRGRSMATLFYENSTRTRTSFELAAKFLSADTVGLSASSSSVMKGESLRDTGLTLDAMGVDVVVIRHPASGAAEFLAGCIPAAVINAGDGTHEHPTQALLDMFTIREKKGTLAGLKVAIVGDILHSRVARSNIWGLTKMGAEVRVTGPATLMPPDIEQMGARVYTDTDAALEGVDVVNVLRIQLERQQQGLFPSLREYSKLFGINQRRLELTAPDAIVIHPGPINRGVEIDAQVAYGSRSLITRQVTNGVAVRMAILYLLTGGETNAIPH, encoded by the coding sequence ATGGGTTGGTCAAGAAAAGACCTGCTGGGGTTGCGGCAGTTGTCCGCAGAGGAAATCAAGCTGGTTCTGGATACCGCAGTGCCCATGAAGGAAATCATCGGTAGAAAAATTAAAAAAACTCCTACCCTACGGGGTAGAAGTATGGCTACGTTGTTTTATGAGAACAGTACCAGAACCAGAACTTCCTTTGAACTGGCAGCTAAATTCTTAAGCGCCGACACCGTTGGCCTCTCGGCCTCCAGCAGTTCGGTAATGAAGGGAGAAAGTTTGCGCGACACCGGGCTCACCCTGGACGCCATGGGGGTGGACGTGGTAGTTATCCGGCATCCGGCCAGCGGTGCCGCCGAGTTTCTGGCCGGATGTATTCCGGCAGCAGTGATTAACGCCGGGGATGGTACCCATGAGCATCCCACCCAGGCCCTGCTGGATATGTTTACCATCAGAGAAAAGAAGGGTACTTTAGCTGGACTGAAGGTGGCCATCGTGGGAGATATCTTGCACAGCCGGGTGGCCCGATCAAATATCTGGGGGTTAACTAAAATGGGAGCCGAGGTAAGGGTAACCGGCCCCGCCACTTTAATGCCCCCGGATATAGAGCAAATGGGTGCCAGGGTTTACACCGACACTGATGCTGCCCTGGAAGGGGTCGATGTGGTTAATGTGCTACGCATCCAGCTAGAGCGACAGCAGCAGGGGCTATTCCCTTCTCTGAGGGAATACAGTAAGCTCTTTGGTATCAACCAAAGACGTCTGGAGCTAACGGCGCCAGATGCCATTGTCATTCACCCGGGCCCCATCAACCGGGGCGTGGAGATCGATGCCCAGGTAGCTTACGGCAGCCGATCCCTCATTACCCGGCAGGTGACCAACGGGGTGGCGGTGAGAATGGCCATACTGTACCTATTAACTGGAGGTGAAACCAATGCAATACCTCATTAA
- the pyrR gene encoding bifunctional pyr operon transcriptional regulator/uracil phosphoribosyltransferase PyrR has protein sequence MQERDLKEKAQILDDKGMRRAMVRIAHEIIERNKGVENVALIGIRRRGVPLAQRLAKYISDIEGTNVPVGILDITLYRDDLTTLANQPQVHQTEVNFPVTGKKLVLVDDVLFTGRTVRAALDAIMDLGRPEVVQLAVLIDRGHREIPIRADYVGKNVPTSRKEVISVRLTEIDQEERVVILERI, from the coding sequence ATGCAGGAAAGGGACTTAAAAGAAAAAGCCCAGATTCTTGATGATAAGGGTATGAGGAGAGCTATGGTACGTATAGCTCATGAAATTATTGAACGTAATAAGGGTGTAGAAAATGTAGCTTTAATTGGTATTCGGCGCCGCGGGGTACCTTTGGCCCAGCGCCTGGCTAAATATATCAGTGACATTGAAGGAACCAATGTACCGGTGGGTATTTTGGATATTACTCTGTATCGTGACGACTTAACCACCCTGGCTAATCAACCTCAAGTGCATCAAACTGAAGTAAATTTCCCTGTCACCGGCAAAAAACTGGTGCTGGTGGATGATGTACTGTTTACCGGCCGCACCGTCCGGGCCGCACTGGATGCCATTATGGATTTAGGCCGGCCGGAAGTGGTACAACTGGCGGTGTTAATTGACCGGGGTCACCGGGAAATTCCCATCCGGGCAGATTATGTGGGTAAAAATGTACCAACTTCTCGTAAAGAGGTTATTTCCGTAAGGCTAACCGAAATCGACCAGGAGGAGCGGGTAGTGATCCTAGAAAGAATATAG